One window from the genome of Bacillus rossius redtenbacheri isolate Brsri chromosome 10, Brsri_v3, whole genome shotgun sequence encodes:
- the LOC134536143 gene encoding troponin C, which translates to MEDDDQKMQIMRKAFQMFDTTKSGFIETLKISTILNTMGQLFDDNELQALIDETDPEGTGKVNFDGFCKIAAHFLEEDDAEAMQEELKEAFRLYDREGNGYITTATLREILAALDDKLGPEDLDGIITEIDTDGSGTVDFDEFMEMMTGE; encoded by the exons ATG GAGGACGATGACCAGAAGATGCAGA TCATGCGGAAAGCATTCCAGATGTTCGACACGACCAAGTCGGGCTTCATCGAGACGCTGAAGATCAGCACCATCCTCAACACCATGGGCCAGCTGTTCGACGACAACGAGTTGCAGGCTCTCATCGACGAGACCGACCCCGAAG GGACGGGCAAGGTGAACTTCGACGGGTTCTGCAAGATAGCGGCGCACTTCCTGGAGGAGGACGACGCGGAGGCCATGCAGGAGGAGTTGAAGGAGGCCTTCCGGCTGTACGACAGGGAAG GTAACGGCTACATCACGACGGCCACGCTGCGGGAGATCCTGGCGGCGCTGGACGACAAGCTGGGCCCAGAGGACCTGGACGGCATCATCACCGAGATCGACACCGACGGCTCCGGCACCGTGGACTTCGACG agttCATGGAGATGATGACAGGGGAGTAG